One Pseudomonas brassicacearum genomic region harbors:
- a CDS encoding ATP-binding protein, giving the protein MSALWRINLWVTAFFALVTLACAALLLHQAMADVKRELQSAESVVHYLRETAERDPASLQPRLTGSLRHVRVRWLAPGELLPVDADEGVKAWLGRRLLADGPAAQVVDLRDGRRAWMAVDPRDEIEEILDSLVQLLGVCALALLLSLLVIRWAVRRGMRLLDELLHALRQVSAGNLQVRLPAEGVPEAQQLAGHFNRMTAALAQSRIDNTRLTQALLAVQEQERTQLAQTLHDDLGQYVAGIRARACLLRLVMDQPQTLAHTVSQLEDHCEHLQQGFRALVHDLYPVVLQHLPLGEAIGLLAGQWQATQGIACQLRIDEALPSLSGPDKTHLYRLLQEALTNIARHASATEVRIRLQHRAGRLRLLVRDNGRGAAQPARAGVGLHSMSERARSLGGELRIISQPGAGWALALNIPLEAR; this is encoded by the coding sequence ATGTCGGCCCTCTGGCGAATCAACCTCTGGGTAACGGCGTTTTTCGCCCTGGTCACCCTGGCCTGCGCAGCCTTGCTGTTGCATCAGGCCATGGCCGATGTGAAGCGCGAACTGCAATCGGCCGAGTCCGTGGTGCATTACCTGCGCGAAACCGCCGAGCGTGACCCAGCCAGTCTCCAGCCGCGGCTGACCGGCAGCCTGCGGCATGTGCGTGTCCGTTGGTTGGCCCCTGGGGAGTTGCTCCCTGTGGATGCCGACGAGGGGGTGAAAGCCTGGCTCGGTCGTCGGTTACTGGCTGACGGCCCGGCGGCCCAAGTGGTGGATTTGCGTGACGGTCGGCGGGCCTGGATGGCGGTGGATCCTCGAGACGAAATCGAGGAAATCCTCGATTCATTGGTGCAGTTGCTGGGTGTCTGCGCCCTGGCGCTGCTGCTCAGTTTGCTGGTGATTCGTTGGGCGGTGCGCCGGGGCATGCGTTTGCTGGATGAATTGCTGCACGCGCTGCGTCAGGTGTCCGCCGGCAATCTCCAGGTGCGCCTGCCGGCGGAAGGCGTCCCGGAGGCGCAGCAACTGGCAGGGCATTTCAACCGGATGACCGCCGCCCTGGCCCAGTCGCGGATCGATAACACCCGGCTGACCCAAGCGCTGCTGGCCGTGCAGGAACAGGAGCGCACCCAGTTGGCCCAGACCCTGCACGACGACCTCGGCCAATACGTGGCGGGTATTCGCGCCCGGGCCTGTCTGTTGCGCCTGGTGATGGATCAGCCGCAGACGTTGGCGCACACCGTCAGCCAGCTCGAGGATCATTGCGAACATCTGCAGCAGGGTTTCCGCGCGCTGGTGCATGACCTGTATCCGGTGGTGCTACAGCACCTGCCGTTGGGCGAGGCCATCGGCTTGTTGGCCGGACAATGGCAGGCAACCCAGGGCATTGCCTGTCAGCTGCGGATCGACGAAGCGCTGCCGTCGTTGTCGGGGCCGGACAAGACCCATCTGTATCGCTTGTTGCAGGAAGCCCTGACCAACATTGCCCGCCATGCGAGCGCCACTGAGGTGCGGATCCGCCTGCAACACCGCGCCGGGCGCTTGCGCTTGCTGGTGCGTGACAATGGCCGCGGTGCGGCGCAGCCCGCCCGTGCAGGCGTTGGTTTGCACTCGATGTCCGAACGGGCCCGCAGCCTGGGCGGCGAGCTGCGCATCATCAGCCAGCCTGGCGCCGGTTGGGCGCTGGCCTTGAATATTCCCCTGGAGGCGCGATGA
- a CDS encoding response regulator transcription factor — protein sequence MNILLVDDHAVVRQGYASLLRALMPDLQVREAATGEEALNQVQEQVPHLVIMDFGLPGISGLETTRRLRQRLPQLRVLFFSMHDELPLVRQALDAGAAGYLTKNSAPQVLVEAVRRVLAGHAYIEQSLATQLACTSSRHNTDPRLQCMTQRELEIFVMLAKGTPARTIAEQLCISAKTVSNHLTLLKSKLQVSSHAELVHLGIDMGVVRVAG from the coding sequence ATGAACATCTTGTTGGTGGACGACCATGCGGTGGTTCGGCAGGGCTATGCCAGCCTTTTGCGGGCGCTGATGCCGGACTTGCAGGTACGGGAGGCGGCAACGGGCGAAGAGGCGTTGAACCAGGTGCAGGAACAGGTGCCGCACCTGGTGATCATGGACTTCGGCCTACCCGGTATCAGCGGATTGGAAACCACCCGACGGCTGCGCCAGCGCCTGCCGCAACTGCGGGTGTTGTTTTTCAGCATGCACGATGAGCTGCCGTTGGTCCGCCAGGCGCTGGACGCCGGTGCCGCCGGGTACCTGACCAAGAACTCGGCCCCCCAAGTGCTGGTGGAAGCGGTACGGCGAGTGCTGGCCGGGCATGCCTACATCGAGCAGTCCCTGGCCACGCAACTGGCTTGCACCAGCTCCCGGCACAACACCGATCCACGCCTGCAATGCATGACCCAACGTGAGCTGGAGATCTTCGTCATGCTCGCCAAGGGCACCCCCGCGCGCACCATTGCCGAACAGCTGTGCATCAGCGCCAAGACCGTGTCCAACCACCTGACGCTGCTCAAGAGCAAGCTGCAGGTCAGTTCCCATGCCGAGCTGGTGCATTTGGGGATTGATATGGGGGTGGTGCGGGTGGCGGGGTGA
- a CDS encoding pentapeptide repeat-containing protein, translating to MRLLPLLLLFIGVHANADETETPLTINGCIIAESSQCPGADLRGARLANQDLRKMNLSGADLRDADLRHARLDLANLERARLQGANLNRASLQQSNLRLADFTGASLKAIQGWGLFAQGAQFQRADLSAAYLQFARLSGARLHDANLQAADLEMAWLSKADLKGADLRDANLQEAKFGESNLEQANLSGSRQHYGNFQDANMEGCTGCPMSWDQ from the coding sequence ATGAGACTTCTGCCTCTGCTGCTTCTGTTCATCGGCGTCCATGCCAACGCCGACGAGACCGAAACACCGCTGACCATCAACGGCTGCATCATCGCCGAATCCAGCCAATGCCCCGGCGCCGACCTGCGGGGGGCCCGGCTGGCCAACCAGGATTTGCGCAAAATGAACCTCAGCGGTGCCGATCTGCGCGATGCCGACCTGCGGCACGCGCGGCTGGACCTGGCGAATCTGGAACGAGCCCGGTTGCAGGGCGCCAACCTGAACCGTGCCAGTCTGCAACAAAGCAACCTGCGCCTGGCTGACTTCACGGGCGCCTCGCTCAAGGCGATCCAGGGTTGGGGCCTGTTCGCCCAGGGTGCGCAGTTCCAACGTGCCGACCTGAGCGCTGCGTACCTTCAGTTCGCTCGCCTGTCCGGGGCTCGCTTACACGATGCCAACCTGCAGGCCGCCGACCTGGAAATGGCCTGGTTGAGCAAGGCCGACCTCAAGGGCGCCGACCTGCGCGACGCCAACCTGCAAGAAGCCAAGTTCGGCGAAAGCAACCTGGAACAGGCCAACCTGAGCGGCTCACGTCAGCATTATGGGAACTTCCAGGATGCGAATATGGAAGGCTGCACGGGGTGCCCGATGTCTTGGGATCAGTAA
- the exaA gene encoding quinoprotein ethanol dehydrogenase, which produces MTIKTQPALSSLTVAVHALLLAGSLSLSPLANAATTPGVTWEDIANDHLSTKDVLQYGMGTNAQRWSPLAQVNDKNVFKLTPAWSYSFGDEKQRGQESQAIVSDGVVYVTGSYSRVFALDAKTGKRLWTYNHRLPDNIRPCCDVVNRGAAIYGDKIYFGTLDARVVALDKNTGKVVWNKKFGDHAGGYTMTGAPVLIKDKTSGKVLLIHGSSGDEFGVVGQLFARDPDTGEEVWMRPFVEGHMGRLNGKDSTPTGDVKAPSWPDDKTTETGKVEAWSHGGGAPWQSASFDPETNTIIVGAGNPGPWNTWARTAKDGNPHDYDSLYTSGQVGVDPSTGEVKWFYQHTPNDAWDFSGNNELVLFDYKDKDGKVVKATAHADRNGFFYVVDRNNGKLQNAFPFVDNITWASHIDLKTGRPVENPGQRPAKPLPGETKGKPVEVSPPFLGGKNWNPMAYSQDTGLFYVPGNQWKEEYWTEEVNYKKGSAYLGMGFRIKRMYDDHVGSLRAMNPTTGKVVWEHKEPLPLWAGVLATKGNLVFTGTGDGFFKAFDAKTGQELWKFQTGSGIVSPPITWEQDGEQYIGVTVGYGGAVPLWGGDMAELTKPVAQGGSFWVFKIPSWDNKVARQ; this is translated from the coding sequence ATGACAATAAAAACGCAACCTGCCCTCTCGTCCTTGACCGTTGCCGTGCACGCTTTGCTATTGGCCGGCAGCCTGTCGTTGAGCCCACTCGCCAACGCCGCCACAACTCCAGGGGTCACCTGGGAAGACATCGCCAACGACCACCTGAGCACCAAGGACGTGCTGCAATATGGCATGGGCACCAATGCCCAGCGCTGGAGCCCGCTGGCCCAGGTCAATGACAAGAACGTGTTCAAGCTCACGCCGGCCTGGTCCTACTCGTTCGGCGATGAAAAACAGCGCGGCCAGGAATCCCAGGCCATCGTCAGCGACGGCGTGGTGTACGTCACCGGCTCCTATTCGCGGGTGTTCGCTCTTGACGCCAAGACCGGCAAGCGCCTGTGGACCTACAACCACCGGCTGCCGGACAACATTCGTCCGTGCTGCGACGTGGTCAATCGCGGCGCAGCCATTTATGGCGACAAGATCTACTTCGGCACGCTGGACGCGCGCGTGGTCGCCCTGGATAAAAACACCGGCAAGGTGGTGTGGAACAAAAAGTTCGGCGACCACGCCGGCGGTTACACCATGACTGGGGCTCCGGTGCTGATCAAGGACAAGACCAGCGGCAAGGTGTTGTTGATCCACGGCAGTTCCGGCGATGAGTTCGGCGTGGTCGGGCAGTTGTTCGCCCGCGACCCGGACACCGGTGAAGAAGTCTGGATGCGGCCCTTCGTCGAAGGCCACATGGGCCGCCTCAACGGCAAGGACAGCACCCCGACCGGCGACGTCAAGGCACCGTCCTGGCCCGACGACAAAACCACCGAAACCGGCAAGGTCGAGGCCTGGAGCCACGGCGGCGGCGCGCCTTGGCAGAGCGCCAGTTTCGATCCCGAGACCAACACCATCATCGTCGGCGCGGGCAACCCCGGGCCGTGGAACACCTGGGCCCGCACGGCCAAGGACGGCAACCCCCACGACTACGACAGCCTCTACACCTCCGGCCAGGTCGGCGTCGACCCGAGCACGGGCGAAGTGAAGTGGTTCTACCAGCACACGCCCAACGACGCCTGGGATTTCTCCGGCAACAACGAGCTGGTGCTGTTCGACTACAAGGACAAGGACGGGAAAGTGGTCAAGGCCACCGCCCACGCTGACCGCAATGGTTTTTTCTACGTGGTGGACCGCAACAACGGCAAGCTGCAGAACGCCTTTCCCTTCGTCGACAACATCACCTGGGCCAGCCACATCGACCTGAAGACCGGTCGTCCGGTTGAAAACCCCGGCCAGCGTCCGGCCAAGCCACTGCCCGGTGAAACCAAGGGCAAACCGGTGGAAGTCTCGCCGCCGTTCCTCGGCGGCAAAAACTGGAACCCCATGGCCTACAGCCAGGACACTGGGCTGTTCTACGTCCCAGGCAACCAGTGGAAAGAGGAATACTGGACTGAGGAAGTGAACTACAAGAAAGGCTCGGCCTACCTGGGCATGGGCTTTCGCATCAAGCGCATGTACGACGATCACGTCGGCAGCCTGCGGGCGATGAACCCCACCACCGGCAAAGTCGTCTGGGAGCACAAGGAGCCATTGCCGCTGTGGGCCGGAGTGCTGGCGACCAAGGGCAACCTGGTGTTCACCGGCACCGGCGACGGCTTCTTCAAGGCTTTCGACGCCAAGACCGGCCAGGAACTGTGGAAATTCCAGACCGGCAGCGGCATCGTCTCCCCGCCCATCACTTGGGAGCAGGACGGCGAGCAGTACATCGGCGTGACCGTCGGCTATGGCGGTGCCGTGCCGTTGTGGGGCGGCGATATGGCTGAGCTGACCAAGCCGGTGGCCCAGGGCGGGTCGTTCTGGGTGTTCAAGATTCCGAGTTGGGATAACAAGGTGGCCCGCCAATAA
- the pedF gene encoding cytochrome c-550 PedF, which produces MTTKRNAIIATALLMGLTGAGSVWAHGNVVPQAVETKGLTPIKDTGVAVDGDGWATVNPYRTSSERDRALEIGSSAYNQNCAACHGLEAKSGGIAPDLRMLDAAEAGDEWFVERVRHGAVRDGRVYMPKMADYLSQEALWAVRTYLDSVHVEE; this is translated from the coding sequence ATGACAACAAAACGCAACGCCATCATCGCTACCGCATTGCTGATGGGGCTGACCGGCGCAGGCTCCGTATGGGCCCATGGCAACGTAGTGCCCCAGGCAGTGGAAACCAAGGGATTGACCCCGATCAAAGACACCGGAGTGGCCGTGGACGGCGACGGCTGGGCTACGGTAAACCCCTATCGCACTTCGTCCGAGCGTGATCGGGCCCTGGAAATCGGCTCATCGGCCTATAACCAGAACTGCGCCGCGTGCCATGGCCTGGAAGCCAAGTCCGGCGGCATTGCCCCAGACCTGCGGATGCTGGACGCCGCCGAAGCCGGGGACGAATGGTTCGTCGAACGCGTACGTCACGGTGCGGTGCGCGACGGCCGGGTCTACATGCCGAAAATGGCCGACTACCTGAGCCAGGAAGCCCTGTGGGCGGTGCGCACCTATCTCGACAGCGTGCACGTCGAGGAGTGA
- a CDS encoding substrate-binding periplasmic protein, with protein sequence MRLFAWVICSLLLFSQAVQAQVRSYDEMIAAGELKVAVYKDFAPYSFEDNGQPRGVDVELAQALAKALGVRLQLIWAPPGEKLDDDLRDYIWRSSPLHDRQLADLMMRVPYDHDYVQRRNDVGELANAQVVMFGPYQQECWQVAYDRRRLDSVGSVAVFQQHPIGVEVDSVPSFYLTSVFNGMLSGKTRHYPGVSQAFSAMQAGEIDAVMAMRGEIDWQVHEAADPQLALAENAYPNMGKQRWEIGMAVHESNRQLAYAVEEALEGLIRDGSVKSVYAHYGLRYDVPEMYQ encoded by the coding sequence ATGCGCCTGTTCGCATGGGTAATCTGCAGCCTGCTGCTGTTCAGTCAGGCGGTACAGGCGCAGGTGCGCAGCTACGACGAGATGATCGCCGCCGGTGAGTTGAAGGTGGCGGTCTACAAGGATTTCGCACCTTACAGTTTTGAAGACAACGGCCAACCCAGAGGCGTGGACGTGGAGCTGGCCCAGGCGCTGGCCAAAGCGCTTGGCGTGCGCCTGCAATTGATCTGGGCGCCGCCGGGAGAAAAACTCGATGACGACCTGCGCGATTACATCTGGCGCAGCAGCCCGTTGCACGACCGGCAATTGGCCGACCTGATGATGCGCGTGCCCTATGACCACGACTACGTGCAAAGGCGCAACGACGTCGGCGAGTTGGCCAATGCCCAGGTGGTGATGTTCGGGCCTTATCAGCAGGAATGCTGGCAGGTGGCATACGACCGCCGTCGACTGGACTCGGTGGGCAGCGTCGCGGTGTTCCAACAGCACCCGATTGGCGTGGAAGTCGACAGCGTGCCGTCGTTCTACCTGACGTCGGTGTTCAACGGCATGCTCAGCGGCAAGACACGTCATTACCCCGGTGTCAGCCAGGCCTTCAGCGCCATGCAGGCCGGGGAGATTGATGCCGTCATGGCCATGCGCGGGGAAATCGACTGGCAGGTCCACGAGGCTGCCGATCCGCAACTGGCGCTGGCGGAAAATGCTTACCCGAACATGGGCAAGCAACGTTGGGAAATTGGCATGGCGGTGCATGAAAGCAACCGACAGCTGGCCTATGCGGTGGAAGAAGCGCTGGAAGGTTTGATCCGCGATGGCAGCGTCAAGAGCGTCTATGCCCATTACGGCCTGCGTTACGACGTGCCCGAGATGTATCAATAG
- a CDS encoding quinoprotein dehydrogenase-associated SoxYZ-like carrier — translation MKWVVWCLLWCGLPLIALAAAEPGKDPVPSVMWAFYHKQLLGDAPFVFDDRVRLLAPPFAEDARQVPLEIDARAFTGDVVRVLAWAELNPLPKIVDFQPGERVLPWLSIRIRIEQATPLRAAVQTRDGLWHVGSTLIDAAGGGCTAPSVVRTQPGWEEHLGEVLGARYPRGETSRLRLQVTHPMDNGLVSGIPEFFLNQAQLLDADGQVLARLELFPAVSENPNLGFDIQGPGKTRLVLRDNGGNTFEAAIP, via the coding sequence ATGAAATGGGTCGTGTGGTGCCTGCTGTGGTGCGGCCTGCCGTTGATCGCGTTGGCGGCGGCCGAACCGGGCAAGGATCCGGTGCCCTCGGTGATGTGGGCCTTCTATCACAAGCAACTGCTCGGCGACGCGCCGTTCGTGTTCGACGACCGGGTCCGATTGCTGGCGCCACCCTTTGCCGAAGATGCGCGCCAGGTGCCCCTGGAAATCGATGCCCGGGCTTTCACCGGTGACGTGGTCCGAGTGCTGGCCTGGGCCGAGTTGAACCCGTTGCCGAAAATCGTCGACTTCCAACCGGGAGAGCGGGTACTGCCCTGGTTGTCGATCCGGATTCGTATCGAACAAGCCACGCCACTGCGCGCCGCGGTACAGACCCGTGATGGTCTGTGGCACGTCGGCTCGACCCTGATCGACGCGGCCGGTGGCGGCTGCACTGCGCCCAGCGTGGTGCGCACCCAACCGGGGTGGGAAGAACACCTGGGCGAAGTGCTCGGAGCCCGTTATCCCCGCGGTGAAACCAGTCGCCTGCGCCTGCAGGTGACCCATCCGATGGATAACGGCCTGGTCAGCGGCATTCCTGAGTTCTTCCTCAACCAGGCCCAACTGCTGGACGCCGACGGCCAGGTGCTCGCGCGCCTTGAGCTGTTCCCGGCGGTCAGCGAAAACCCCAACCTGGGCTTCGACATCCAAGGCCCAGGAAAAACCCGCCTGGTGCTGCGCGACAACGGCGGCAACACGTTCGAGGCGGCGATCCCCTGA
- a CDS encoding quinoprotein relay system zinc metallohydrolase 1, whose translation MRWLLLIFLSLCGPAWANTDYALKPRQIAEGTWLLEGSTENFAKANGGNIVNTAFIVTDAGVVVIDTGPSKRYGEALRQAIAATTDKPVVQVLLTHHHPDHVLGNQAFSAVPIGALAGTTDLLRQQGDAMAENMYRLVGDWMRGTEVVLPTQVLEPGVLKVGNHSLRLLQLAGHTGADLAILDETTGVLFAGDLVFYERALTTPNSPGLDVWLNDLDTLQALPWKQIVPGHGPVATDAKPFAQMRDYLGWLDQLMRDGAVRGDDMAEMIRSPIPERFAGISLSRYELIRSVSHLYPRYERAGMKRVDAPAQ comes from the coding sequence ATGCGCTGGTTGTTGCTGATTTTCTTGAGCCTGTGCGGGCCAGCCTGGGCCAATACCGACTATGCACTTAAGCCCCGGCAGATCGCCGAGGGCACCTGGCTGCTGGAAGGCAGCACCGAGAACTTTGCCAAGGCCAACGGCGGCAATATCGTCAACACTGCTTTCATCGTCACCGATGCCGGTGTGGTGGTGATCGATACCGGCCCATCGAAGCGCTACGGCGAAGCCCTGCGCCAGGCCATCGCGGCGACCACGGATAAGCCGGTGGTCCAGGTGCTGCTGACCCATCATCATCCCGACCATGTGCTGGGCAACCAGGCCTTCAGCGCCGTGCCCATCGGCGCGTTGGCCGGGACCACCGACCTGCTGCGTCAGCAAGGCGACGCTATGGCAGAGAACATGTACCGGCTGGTGGGCGATTGGATGCGCGGTACCGAGGTGGTGTTGCCAACCCAGGTACTGGAGCCCGGCGTGCTGAAGGTGGGCAATCACTCGTTGCGACTGCTGCAACTGGCCGGGCACACGGGGGCCGACCTGGCGATCCTCGACGAAACCACTGGCGTGCTGTTCGCCGGCGACCTGGTGTTCTACGAGCGCGCCTTGACCACCCCCAACAGCCCGGGGCTGGATGTCTGGCTCAACGACCTCGATACCCTGCAAGCCTTGCCCTGGAAGCAGATCGTGCCCGGCCACGGCCCGGTGGCGACTGACGCCAAGCCCTTTGCGCAGATGCGCGATTACCTGGGCTGGCTCGACCAACTGATGCGCGACGGCGCGGTCCGCGGCGACGACATGGCCGAGATGATCCGCAGCCCTATCCCCGAACGCTTCGCCGGGATCAGCCTGAGCCGTTATGAACTGATTCGCAGTGTCAGCCATCTCTATCCGCGCTACGAGCGAGCGGGGATGAAGCGGGTGGATGCCCCAGCGCAATAG